Proteins encoded in a region of the Natronorubrum halophilum genome:
- a CDS encoding inorganic phosphate transporter translates to MTEVLLIVGLIVAVFVGYNIGGATTGPAFGPAVGANVITKLMAAGLMSIFFFVGAITIGPEVVTTLGGELVNTTDIFTLRSNVAVLFFIGGALFVGNYFGVPASTSMTAVGAIAALGLATGELDVAVLGEIVIWWVVAPIIGFWVAGVIGRYFYPRINAWIAIEGNREGRQMITVDRSGPVPRLQFGENADRREITGAFVVVGIGCLMAFSSGTSNIANAIAPIYGTGDVDMIPLVLIGSAAVSVGCFTIARRTLDTLGNDITNLPLTAAIVVAVISSTIVIGLSSIGIPASFVVIATMSIIGLGWGRATRTTTLSDVRKGEETRVSVGALTAEEEGERAPGIGEEKPEDIPRASDLFNPSTTARVIIMQNVVPLISTVGAFLTFRFVPIFGF, encoded by the coding sequence GTGACAGAAGTACTGCTTATCGTGGGGCTCATCGTTGCAGTCTTCGTCGGCTACAATATCGGTGGTGCGACGACGGGACCGGCGTTCGGTCCTGCCGTCGGAGCCAACGTAATTACGAAACTGATGGCGGCCGGACTGATGTCGATTTTCTTCTTCGTTGGCGCGATCACGATCGGCCCGGAGGTCGTCACGACCCTGGGAGGCGAACTCGTGAACACGACCGATATATTCACCCTCCGATCGAACGTCGCCGTCCTCTTTTTCATCGGCGGCGCGCTGTTCGTCGGTAACTACTTCGGCGTCCCCGCCTCGACGTCGATGACCGCGGTCGGTGCGATCGCCGCCCTCGGCCTCGCGACCGGAGAACTCGACGTCGCGGTCTTAGGCGAGATCGTCATCTGGTGGGTCGTCGCCCCGATCATCGGGTTCTGGGTGGCCGGCGTCATCGGTCGTTACTTCTATCCGCGCATCAACGCGTGGATCGCGATCGAGGGGAACCGGGAGGGGCGGCAGATGATCACCGTCGATCGATCGGGACCGGTTCCGCGACTCCAGTTCGGGGAGAACGCGGATCGCCGAGAGATCACCGGTGCCTTCGTGGTCGTCGGAATCGGCTGTCTGATGGCCTTTTCCTCGGGAACGAGCAACATCGCGAACGCGATCGCCCCGATCTACGGCACCGGAGACGTCGACATGATCCCGCTCGTCCTGATCGGTTCGGCGGCCGTCTCGGTTGGCTGTTTCACGATCGCCCGCCGGACCCTCGACACGCTCGGGAACGACATCACGAACCTCCCGCTGACGGCAGCGATCGTCGTCGCGGTCATCAGTTCGACGATCGTGATCGGCCTCTCGTCCATCGGCATCCCCGCGAGTTTCGTCGTCATCGCGACGATGTCCATTATCGGCCTCGGCTGGGGTCGGGCGACCCGGACGACGACGCTCTCGGACGTCCGAAAGGGCGAGGAGACGCGGGTTTCCGTGGGGGCGCTCACCGCCGAGGAGGAAGGCGAACGGGCCCCGGGTATCGGCGAAGAAAAGCCGGAGGATATCCCGAGAGCGTCGGATCTCTTTAATCCCTCGACCACGGCTCGAGTGATCATCATGCAAAACGTCGTGCCGCTCATCTCGACGGTCGGGGCGTTCCTCACCTTCCGATTCGTGCCGATCTTCGGCTTTTGA
- the fer gene encoding ferredoxin Fer has translation MPTVEYLNYEVLDDHGWEMDDDDLFDEAADAGLDEEDYGTLDVAEGEYILEAAEAQGYDWPFSCRAGACANCAAIVFEGEIDMDMQQILSDEEVEEKNVRLTCIGSAETDEVKIVYNAKHLDYLQNRVI, from the coding sequence ATGCCCACGGTAGAATACCTCAACTACGAAGTGCTGGACGACCACGGCTGGGAGATGGATGACGACGACCTCTTCGATGAGGCCGCAGACGCTGGCCTCGACGAAGAGGACTACGGTACCCTCGACGTTGCCGAGGGTGAATATATCCTCGAGGCAGCCGAGGCGCAGGGCTACGACTGGCCCTTCTCCTGCCGGGCAGGTGCCTGTGCAAACTGTGCGGCCATCGTCTTCGAGGGTGAAATCGACATGGACATGCAGCAGATCCTCTCCGACGAGGAAGTCGAGGAGAAGAACGTCCGACTGACCTGCATCGGCTCCGCCGAGACCGACGAGGTCAAGATCGTTTACAACGCGAAACACCTCGACTACCTGCAGAACCGCGTCATTTAA
- a CDS encoding DolP-mannose mannosyltransferase: protein MAVRSRVGRRSDWLVVLGPIVVLMFVVGFAIYRVEDPPMVTDPAFFQHTGWYVLQGGVPYVDVWDVNPPVPFGITAALAAVSGGDMFVLHALSVALTVTVAAASVLLVGWVARLLTGEDIAAIAAGLSMFVLPALFILPMQGVRAQFYALFFGVAALALALRDRPFLAGVAAALAAGSWQSGGAFAPLIVGMAYQRAGGRGALSAIAGGGVVTGAVVLVFAAAGALVPMIVQTILAPLVAGSPYTLAERVYSILLVFGYASVLIPVAVYGWADAVVRDRSRWWVPAGGLILGLQVLFVDMDGATDALLWLAFVAFGVAIAVERAVSWRSTTDRRGGDAARTSHRRVAIVAVVAVVGLLVVSGMVWNHSSLSPQSTLEAMQQEAEPEGEELPITPADGDVPSMQTIYWEQLKPETCHYRLSWNEVRWISMTDDRLDARECGTWPDRIDRD from the coding sequence ATGGCCGTGCGTTCACGCGTCGGCCGTCGCTCCGATTGGCTCGTCGTCCTCGGCCCGATCGTCGTGCTCATGTTCGTCGTCGGCTTCGCCATCTATCGCGTCGAGGACCCGCCGATGGTGACCGATCCGGCGTTCTTCCAGCACACGGGCTGGTACGTCCTCCAGGGCGGCGTTCCGTACGTCGACGTCTGGGACGTGAACCCGCCCGTACCGTTCGGGATCACGGCCGCTCTCGCCGCCGTCTCGGGCGGCGATATGTTCGTTCTACACGCCCTCAGCGTGGCGCTCACGGTGACCGTCGCCGCCGCGAGCGTCCTGCTCGTCGGATGGGTGGCGCGCCTCCTCACCGGCGAAGATATCGCCGCGATCGCCGCCGGCCTCTCGATGTTCGTCCTCCCGGCGCTCTTCATCCTCCCCATGCAAGGGGTTCGAGCGCAGTTCTACGCGCTGTTCTTCGGCGTCGCGGCGCTCGCGCTCGCCCTCCGCGACCGGCCGTTCCTCGCCGGGGTCGCCGCGGCGCTGGCCGCCGGTTCGTGGCAATCGGGCGGCGCGTTCGCGCCGCTGATCGTCGGAATGGCCTACCAGCGAGCCGGCGGAAGGGGCGCGCTCTCGGCGATCGCGGGAGGTGGCGTCGTGACCGGGGCGGTCGTCCTCGTATTCGCGGCCGCGGGCGCACTCGTTCCCATGATCGTACAGACGATCCTCGCGCCGCTCGTCGCAGGGTCGCCGTACACATTGGCGGAGCGCGTCTACTCGATACTGCTCGTGTTCGGGTACGCATCGGTGCTCATCCCGGTGGCGGTCTACGGCTGGGCGGACGCGGTCGTCCGCGACCGATCGCGGTGGTGGGTTCCGGCGGGCGGCTTGATCCTCGGCCTGCAGGTCCTGTTCGTCGACATGGACGGTGCGACGGACGCGCTCCTCTGGCTCGCCTTCGTCGCGTTCGGCGTGGCTATCGCCGTCGAGCGCGCGGTGTCGTGGCGGTCGACGACGGACCGTCGCGGCGGCGACGCGGCTCGAACGAGCCACCGTCGGGTAGCGATCGTCGCCGTCGTCGCCGTTGTCGGACTGCTCGTCGTCTCCGGAATGGTCTGGAACCACAGCTCGCTGTCGCCACAATCCACGCTGGAGGCGATGCAACAGGAGGCCGAACCGGAGGGCGAGGAGCTGCCGATAACGCCGGCCGACGGGGACGTCCCGTCGATGCAGACCATCTACTGGGAGCAGCTGAAACCGGAGACCTGTCACTACCGGCTGAGCTGGAACGAGGTGCGGTGGATCTCGATGACCGACGACCGGTTGGACGCGCGCGAGTGCGGCACGTGGCCGGATCGAATCGACCGCGACTAA
- a CDS encoding NAD-dependent epimerase/dehydratase family protein, translating into MSDGARTGDDSNGSVLVTGGTGFLGLHTCQYFRDRGWDVTAFDLKPFDAADDTDDIDFVEGDVRSETSVTDALEESGATSVVHAAAALPLWDADRIRETTIDGTRNVLWAATDRDVERVCYVSSTSVYGTHDEHPITEDSPLDGVGPYGRAKIQAEKICRDFRRMGLCVPVLRPKTFVGPQRLGVFQVLFDWIEDGANVPLVGRGNNRYQLLHVRDLVSAIELMLTGDEDEVNDTFNVGADEFATMREDFQAPIDYAGTGKRTIGTPAFLTVAVLRVLDRLNLSPLYPWVYETAHEDSYVSVEKLKRLGWEPEYSNREALVETYEWYLENYEVDEVDDETGLDHRVAWDQGALAVAKTISKRI; encoded by the coding sequence ATGAGCGATGGTGCGCGCACCGGCGACGACTCGAACGGTTCGGTTCTCGTTACGGGCGGAACCGGATTTCTCGGTCTCCACACGTGTCAGTACTTCCGCGACCGCGGGTGGGACGTCACTGCGTTCGACCTCAAGCCCTTCGACGCGGCGGACGACACCGACGACATCGACTTCGTCGAGGGTGACGTCCGGAGCGAGACGTCCGTGACCGACGCGCTCGAGGAGAGCGGCGCTACGTCCGTGGTTCACGCAGCGGCGGCGCTCCCCCTGTGGGACGCAGACCGCATTCGGGAGACGACCATCGACGGGACGCGAAACGTGCTCTGGGCGGCGACGGACCGCGACGTCGAGCGGGTTTGTTACGTCTCCTCCACGTCGGTTTACGGGACCCACGACGAACATCCCATCACCGAGGACTCGCCCTTGGACGGCGTCGGTCCTTACGGACGGGCCAAGATTCAGGCCGAGAAGATCTGTCGGGACTTCCGCCGCATGGGCCTGTGCGTTCCCGTTCTCCGTCCCAAGACGTTCGTCGGTCCGCAGCGACTCGGCGTGTTCCAGGTGCTGTTCGACTGGATCGAAGACGGTGCGAACGTCCCGCTGGTCGGGCGGGGGAACAACCGGTACCAGCTGTTGCACGTCCGCGATCTCGTCTCCGCCATCGAACTGATGCTCACCGGGGACGAGGACGAGGTGAACGATACGTTCAACGTCGGCGCCGACGAGTTCGCCACGATGAGAGAGGACTTTCAGGCTCCCATCGATTACGCGGGGACGGGCAAGCGCACGATCGGAACGCCCGCCTTCCTCACGGTCGCGGTCCTTCGCGTCCTGGACCGACTGAACCTCTCGCCGCTGTACCCGTGGGTCTACGAGACGGCCCACGAGGATTCCTACGTCTCCGTCGAGAAGCTGAAACGCCTCGGGTGGGAGCCCGAGTACTCCAACCGGGAGGCGCTCGTGGAGACGTACGAGTGGTATCTCGAGAACTACGAGGTCGACGAGGTCGACGACGAGACCGGACTCGACCACCGCGTCGCGTGGGACCAGGGCGCTCTCGCCGTCGCGAAGACGATCTCGAAGCGGATCTGA
- a CDS encoding decaprenyl-phosphate phosphoribosyltransferase, with product MAEVYADRSRVVVAVSGLIKEIRPWQWYKQSILLLGFVFSESLFDPVAVTNVSLGVVAFCAITGATYIGNDIADIEEDRNHPRKKHRPIASGQVSIPVAVMFGALLFVGGLALSWYLGPLFVLIVLAYLAQNAFYSVFLKQIVIVDAMVIAIGFVLRAVAGVVAIDVYLSPWLVVCTFLGALLLAFGKRRHEMIVSDDPSSSRSILAEYTEEILDQFLVVVLAALLVSYSLYTVFGSGPWMMSTLPFAFFAAFRYHYLAYTRDLGGDPKFLFADRPFFINLVVWGVLVVGVLYEVPLYLLGAIA from the coding sequence ATGGCGGAAGTATACGCCGACCGAAGCCGGGTCGTGGTGGCCGTCTCCGGCCTGATCAAGGAGATACGCCCCTGGCAGTGGTACAAACAGAGCATTCTGCTCCTGGGGTTCGTGTTCTCCGAGAGCCTGTTCGATCCGGTGGCCGTTACGAACGTCTCTCTCGGCGTTGTCGCCTTCTGTGCCATCACGGGCGCGACGTACATCGGCAACGACATCGCCGACATCGAGGAAGATCGTAACCATCCGCGAAAGAAACACCGCCCCATCGCCAGCGGACAGGTTTCGATCCCCGTCGCGGTGATGTTCGGAGCGCTGCTCTTCGTCGGCGGACTCGCCCTCTCCTGGTATCTGGGTCCGCTGTTCGTGCTGATCGTCCTCGCGTACCTCGCTCAGAACGCGTTTTACTCCGTGTTCCTGAAACAGATCGTCATCGTCGACGCGATGGTCATCGCCATCGGGTTCGTGCTGCGAGCCGTCGCGGGCGTCGTCGCCATCGACGTCTACCTGAGTCCCTGGCTCGTCGTCTGTACGTTCCTCGGGGCGCTACTGCTGGCGTTCGGCAAGCGTCGCCACGAGATGATAGTCAGCGACGATCCGTCCTCGTCGCGCTCAATACTCGCCGAGTACACCGAGGAGATTCTCGACCAGTTTCTCGTCGTCGTCCTGGCGGCGCTTCTCGTCTCCTACTCGCTCTACACGGTCTTCGGCAGCGGACCGTGGATGATGTCCACGCTTCCGTTCGCCTTCTTCGCGGCCTTCCGATACCACTACCTCGCCTACACGCGGGATCTGGGCGGCGACCCGAAGTTCCTCTTCGCCGACCGTCCGTTCTTCATCAACCTCGTCGTCTGGGGCGTTCTGGTCGTCGGAGTTCTTTACGAGGTCCCGCTTTACCTCCTCGGAGCGATCGCGTGA